DNA sequence from the Fibrobacter sp. UWB11 genome:
TTGACTAGTTTCGTATATCGACTTCGCTCAGGATGACCATTGAATAGTTTAAATATATTACGAATTATAACCAATACTTAACGCAGATGCAAAAAAATTGTTGCACACTAATAATATTTTACTATTGCTAGCCACCTGTTATGTAGGTTTTCTATCTTTGGCACCATGTTTAATGCAGAACTCACACGCAATGAATTCCCGATGCTAGTCGCTGGCGACAAGGAGCAAAAGCCCCTCGCCTTTTTGGACAGCACCGCCACGACTCAAAAACCCGCCTGCGTCATTGATGCGATGGACGATTTTTACCGCGAACATTACAGTTCCGTAAAACGCGGCGTTTACCGCTTGAGCGCCCGCACCACGGAAGCGTTCGAAAAGACGCGCAAGGACATTGCGAAGTTCATCAACGCAAAAACCGAAGACGAAATTGTGTTCACCCGCGGCACCACCGAGAGCATCAATCTCGTGGCCTGGAGCTACGGACGCAAATTCTTTAACGAAGGCGACGAAGTCTTAATCAGCGCTTTGGAACATCACGCAAACATCGTGAGCTGGCAACTCGTTGCCGAAATGAAAGGCGCTAAAATCAAGGTCATCCCCGTCAAGGACGATGGCGACTTGGATTTGGCAGCACTTCCCAGCCTCCTCACGCCGCGCACCAAGATGGTCGCCGTTGCCCACGTAAGCAACTCCGTCGGCACAGTCAACCCAATTGAAGAAATCATCGCCACAGTACGCAAGTTTGCCCCACAGGCAAAAGTTTTGATTGACGCCGCCCAGAGTTCTAGCCACATCAAGATTGACGTGCAAAAGCTCGACTGCGATTTTCTCGCCTTCAGCGGTCACAAGATGTACGGTCCGACCGGAATTGGCGTGCTTTACGGCAAATACGATGTACTCGACAGCATGCCACCTTGGCACGGCGGTGGCGAAATGATCAAGAACGTGACTTTCGAAAAGACAACCTACGCTGATGTGCCAGCCCGCTTTGAAGCTGGTACCCCTGCCATTGCCGAAGTTATCGGCCTTGGAAAAGCGGTGGAATGGCTGAACGAAAAAGGCCTCGACAACATCCGTGAACACGAAGCTCAAATTACGCAGTACGCCTTGAAGCAGCTCGCCGAAATTCCGCAAGTAAAAGTTCTTGGCAATCCGAAGGAACGTGGTGCACTCATCAGCATTACTTTGGACGGAATTGCCGTTGGTGATGCAGCGATGATTCTCGACGAAGAAAACGTCGCCGTGCGCAGCGGGCACCATTGCGCGCAACCCGTGATGGACCGCTTTGGGCTTGACGCCACGCTCCGCTTGAGCTTTGGCGCCTACACGCTCGAACGCGACATCGACCGTTTTGTTGCGGGAATCAAGCGCGTGATCAGGCTGTTCGCATAAGAGACAAACGGCAA
Encoded proteins:
- a CDS encoding aminotransferase class V-fold PLP-dependent enzyme, translated to MFNAELTRNEFPMLVAGDKEQKPLAFLDSTATTQKPACVIDAMDDFYREHYSSVKRGVYRLSARTTEAFEKTRKDIAKFINAKTEDEIVFTRGTTESINLVAWSYGRKFFNEGDEVLISALEHHANIVSWQLVAEMKGAKIKVIPVKDDGDLDLAALPSLLTPRTKMVAVAHVSNSVGTVNPIEEIIATVRKFAPQAKVLIDAAQSSSHIKIDVQKLDCDFLAFSGHKMYGPTGIGVLYGKYDVLDSMPPWHGGGEMIKNVTFEKTTYADVPARFEAGTPAIAEVIGLGKAVEWLNEKGLDNIREHEAQITQYALKQLAEIPQVKVLGNPKERGALISITLDGIAVGDAAMILDEENVAVRSGHHCAQPVMDRFGLDATLRLSFGAYTLERDIDRFVAGIKRVIRLFA